In the Enterococcus rotai genome, TTCTAATGACCAAAAAACGATACCAGCTAAAAATAAAGGGATGTAGCCAAGTACTCTTGGTTTTTCTTCTGCAGTAACATCCTTAGAAGTTAACATCTTGGTGAAATAATAAACTGGCAGCAAGATCCCTAAAATACTAACGCTGTTGATAAAGAACCCGATCGTTAAATGACCTAATAAAAAGGCTCCACCAAAAAGAATGATAATAAAGAGAAGCGCAATCACTAATGAGCGAATAAATTTTTTCCGTTCCTCTGTTCCGATTGGGTTGGTTGGTTTTAAGCCAATACCTGCTAATGATTTTTTCCCTTGCAAGTAATACTGTAGTAAACCGAAAAACATCCCAAATGCAGCAACAGAAAAGCCGACATGATAATTATATGTTTGGCCTAATGTTCCGACAACTAAGGGTGCTAACAACGCACCAATATTGATGCCCATATAAAAAATAGAAAAACCAGCATCACGACGTGTATCTGTTTTGGAATAAAGATGTCCCACCATACCAGAAACATTCGGTTTCAACATTCCAGTTCCGATCACAATCAAAAGAATCGAAAGAAATAATGCGCCAATTCCAAACGGTGTTGCTAAAACAATATGTCCGACCATGATGAATACTCCGCCGAAGAAAACCGTTTTTCTGGCGCCCAATACCCGGTCAGAGATCCAACCACCAACAATACTGGACATAAAAACTAATGAGCCGTAAATCGACATGATGGCTAAAGCTGTTTCTTTCGGTAAGCCCAATCCGCCGTTTGCGACCGTATCATAGATATAATACAGTAAAATTGCTCGCATACCATAGTAACTAAATCTTTCCCACATCTCAGTAAAGAAGAGTGTAGACAATCCTTTGGGTTGCCCCAAGAACGACTTGTCTAACTGCTGCTCATCCATAAAAAATAACCTCAATTCTTTTTAATATTCAGAAAATTCATTTAACCTAGAATTTCTGAAAAAATATATACGATATATTGTAAACTGTTACTCTTTTAAACTTCATAAAGTTTCATGAATAGACTATAAGAAAAATAGCTAGTTTATTCATTTAAATTTAATAGTAAGACGTCACTAAAGAAATGGACTAAAATAGAAAGGAAGAGTTTTTTTGAAAAAAATAGCCGAACGCCAAAAAGAATGGGCTTCATTGAAATATCTGGTTTTAGCAAAATCCCAACCTGACTACAAGGCTATCAGAAAACTATTTGCAGATAATCATTGGGATGATGAAAAAGAATGGGTATTTCGTAAGTATCTTCAACATGCGTTAGCCCAACCAACTAAAAAAGGAGATCTGCTAAACGCCTATCAACATGTCTGGGGATACTTTAAAACAAAAGCAACAGATGAGGAACGTCAACATTATCAATCATTGATAGAAAACTTTTCTATCAATGAGGATGAAGTATTACCTTTTCTAAAAAAATTAACAGTTAAGTATCAGGAGCCATATTTACTTCAATCCGTATTGCTTTTTCCGAAAGCGTGATAAAAAAACAGTTAGTTTGTCTTCGACGACTTAACTGTTTTTTTAGATGTTATTTCAAATAATGATCGATTGTTTTTTGGTAGTTCAACCAATCTTGTTGTCCAGAATTAAAGTAATCAGCTAATAAATAGCCAATATAAGGACCAGTTGTCAAACCAGAAGAGCCTAAACCACTTGCAACGACAGCTGTTGGATTATTTGGTAAGCAGTTGAAAAAAGGAGCAAAATCGGAGGTATAGGCACGGGTTCCCACACGATAGTTTGCTGAATGTTTTTCAAAAAAAGCTGATTCTGTCAGAAAAGGTACTGATTTTTCTTTCAGTTGAGAAAAAGCTTCGGTTGTTGGTGTTAGATCATAGCCGCCGTCATTTTCATGTGTTGCACCGATTAAAATTTGTCCGTTTTCAAAAGGAATCAGATCGCTCTCGCCATCGAGCATGGCAACTGGCCAGCTGCCACTCTTTTTATAAGGTGTATCAAAGGCTAATAGTTGTCCTTTTTGAGGTCTAATATCTGTAGTAAGTCCCAAGGGTTGTAATAAATGAGGCAATCCAGGTCCTGCACACAATGCAATAGCATCAAAAGCTTCAGTGTTAACGAGCCAGTGATCGTTTTGTTGATTTAGTTGAGCAAAAGCTGTTTTTAAAGCTATACCTTTAGCGATTGCCCGTTGTCGTAATGTTTCTAAGTAACTGGCACCATCTAACTTTCCGCCACCTGTAATAAATAAGGCGGGTGCTGTTTTTAATAACGGCAGCTTTTCTGTGACTGCTGCACCAGTCAATAATTGAATATCCCCAATTTCAGGTGCTGCCTGCTTCCGTTCTTTGGCCAAAGCCATTAATGGTTCGAGTTCGCCATCTTTTCTAAGGATCAATGTTCCAGTTTGTTGATAAACATTGGCGGCCAAATCAAAATCTTGTACTAGTTTAGGATAGAACGCTGCCCCATCTTTTGCTAGTTGATACCATTGTTTATTGCGTCGCTTAGACAACCAAGGAGAAATAATTCCTGCGCTTGCCTTGGTTGCTTGGCCAACAGGGTTGTCGTAAATTGTTACACTATATTTTTTTAGATCGATATAGTTGGCTAAAGTCATTCCAATGATTCCACCGCCGATAATCGCTAATTTTTTCATAAGTTGCTCCTTTTGTATTCATCTAGAATTAAGTAATTTATTGTCACATAAGATCGACTTGGATGCAAGTCAATCTGAATAGTGAGCGGCTGTTCTAACTGTGATAGTAAGTCTATGGAGAAAAAACGATAAAAGAATAACAGGAATTTAATGAGAAAACACTTTTTTATTATGGTATGATAATGAGTGTTATTGTTCGTTACAATACAGCTTAACTATACAGGAGGTTACGGGATGAGAAATACAACATTAGGGTATTTGCTAGCGGCTGCAAGCTTAACCATTTTATTGAGTGGATGCGGTTCTAGTGGAGCAAAGACTGGTGATTCTGGTCAAAAATCAGCAAACGATGAACAAACATTTTCCGTTGTTGCTAAACAAGAAATTCCATCGATCGATGCATCGGTTACAAATGATGTCGTTGGGTGGGGCGTATTGAAAAATACCAGTGAAGGATTATTCCGTGCTGATAAGGATGGAAAATTAATTCCAGCAGGTGCCGCTGAGTCACCAAAAATCAGTGAAGACGGTTTAACTTACACCATTAAATTAAGAGAAGACGCAGTATGGTCAACTGGTGATCCAGTAGTTGCAGCAGATTATGTTTATGGATGGCAACGGACGGTAGCACCAAAAACGGCTTCAGAGGTTGCTTACCTATTTGAATCAATCAAAAATTATCAAGCAATCATGGATGGCCAAGCACCAGCAGAAGATTTAGGTATAAAAGCGTTAAATGATTATGAGTTAGAGGTGACACTAGAAGTACCTGTTCCTTATATGGAATCGCTACTGTCACTACCGCCATTTTTCCCGCAAAATGAAAAAACAATTAATAAAAGTGGTGAAAAATATGCTAGTTCAAGTGAACATATGGTATACAATGGTCCTTTTGTCCTAAGTGATTTTGAAGGGGCAGGAACAGATACAAAATGGAGCTATGTAAAAAATGAAAAATATTGGGATCAAGCCAATGTTAAGATGGAGAAAATCGATTTTGATGTAGTCAAAGAAGATGCGACTGCTTTAAATCTGTTTCAAGATGGTCAAACAGATGATATCGTTGTAACAGGCGAATTAGCTCAACAAATGGTCGATGATCCAGCGTTTTTCTCACAAGATATGTCGAATGCAACATATGTTGAATATAACCAGACAAAAAAAGAATTCCAAAATGAAAATATCCGTAAAGCCATTTCATATGCTTTAGATCGTCAAACATTAGTTGATCAAGTATTAGGTGATGGATCGATTGCAGCAACAGGATTAGTCCCTAAAAATATGTCCTTCAATCCTGAAACAGAAGCTGATTTTGTGAAAGATTCTGGTAATCATTTGAAATATGATCCAGAAAAAGCCCAAGAATCCTGGGAAAAAGCCCAAAAAGAGCTGGGGATCGACACGCTTAAAATTAATTTACTTTCATCCGATGCTGATTCAGCTAAAAAAGTGGTAGAATACATGCAAGGTGCAATTCAAGGAACCTTGAAAGGGGTCACGGTAGAAGTTTCTTCTGTACCACTTTCCGTTCGACTAGAGCGGGGCAATCAAGGTGATTTTGATATGATTTTAGTCGGTTGGGGTGCAGAATATAATGATCCTAGTGTATTTTTAGAACTATTTGCATCTGATAATATCAATAATAGTGGTAAATATAATAACAAAGAATTCGATAAGTATTTGAAAGCATCGGCTACGACTGATGCTGGGAATCCCAAAGCACGCTGGACAGACTTGCTTGAAGCGGAAAAGGTTTTGATGAATACGATGGGTGTTTGTCCAGTCTACCAAAAAGCGGAGGCCCATTTACGAAATCCTAAAGTCAAAGGTATTTTGCCTTCTGGACCAGAGTATGATTATAAATGGACATTTATTGAGTAGCAATTGAAAGTTGAAAAGGAGTGGATTAGATGATTCACCGATATATTCAAGTAACAGGCTCAGCCTTTGAACGCGGAGTTGAAATCGGTAAAATATTAAAAATGCAGATCCAAACGAATTTATCCAGTCAAAAATTATTTTATAAAGATCCAACTGAAATCGTGGATAAATGGTTGGAAACAGCACAAATATATCTTGACTATACAGAAAAATTCGCACCGAACGTAGTGGCGGAAATGAAAGGCGTAGCTCAAGGAAGTGGCCTAGATTTTCAAGAGATTTTGTATCTGTATACGATTTACGAACGCTCATTTTTTGATGAATTGATCAGTGATAAATGTACCTCATTTGCTGCTAAAGGAAATGCGACTCTTGATGGTTCCGTGATTTGTGGACAAACCAATGATGAAAGACTGGATGAATACCGATCAGAAGTTGATTGCGTCGTTCATCATATAGATAGCGAGACTGATTTTGAAGCGTTGATTTACAGTCATCCAGGCATTCCAGCCTATATGGGTATGAACAATTATGGCTTAGCCGTGATGTGGACCTATATCGACAATGGACAGCGTCAGGCTGGTCTGCCGACTGCGGGCATCATCAGAGAGTTGCTCAACAAGAAAAGCTTAAAAGAAGCGCGTGAATATCTGTATAGCATTCCTCATGCAGTGCCAAATCAGTTTAGCCTATCGCATTCAACTGAAGGAATCGCAAGTTTTGAGTGTTTTCCAAACAAAATTTATGAACATGCACCAGCAGATGTTATGATTCACGCCAATCATAATAGTATTGCCCTAGAAGAACCAGAAGAAGGCGGTTCTAAAACCTCTCATTCTCGTTTTGAAGCAATGGAAGCGATCGTAAATGAAAATGTTGGAATTATTGATGCGGAGTTAGGTAAACAGTTTTTAGCCAATCATCGTAATTTTCCGAAAAGTGTCTGTAATCATCCTTCGCCAGAGCACCCGTTATCCAAATCATTAGCTTCGATGGTTTTTGATTTAGGAAAAGGAAATATGCATTTAGCCTTTGGGAATGCATGCGAACAGCCATTTCATACGTACCAGTTTAAACAATGGTTTGGATAAGAAAACCCAGGTACTTTTTCTAGAGGAGACTAATGGCTATTTAAGAGTGAATAATGCAAGTTATCTAGGTTAAAGAACTGACTTTGTGGACTAAGTGATTTTGAGCATTGGTTAAATACTAAAAAACAAAATGTAAAATCATACTTTTATAGTAATGATAATTTAGTTTTACTGGTGATTTTTGGGAATTTCGATCTATTATAAAATTAGCTAATTTTATAAAATAGTGATATAATGAAAATGAAAAGAGGGATATGTTAGCTCACATCCCTCTTATGTAGAACCGTTTAAGACGGTAGCAGTTTTTTATAAGTTAAAAATAACCGTTATCCTGCCAAAGATAAGACGGTTATTTTTTTTTGTCTTGTTTTAGCATATCTACAATCAATTTAATCAAAGTCATGGTAAACATACCAAAACTTAGAATCAATTGAATTGTTTCTAATGCAGACAAAAGGCTTTCTCCTTTCGTAGATTTTAGTACTTACTTGCATAAGCACCACCACCCTTCGGAAGTAGCCACCGTCATAACTTTTCTACAATGTTCAGTATATCATACAATTGGCTGTTTAAGTTGTTTTTGTTTTGACTTAATACGAGTGTGTTTTCTCATAGTCCTGTTTGTATAGTAGCGTTATATGTTTAAATGCTACGTTACTTCAAACGAGTCAACAATCCAGCTGTATGCTTCAATAGCCCCGCATAATCTACTTTTTTAGCTTTTACATCGCCATATAAATTCTGCTCATATAACTCCGTCAATTGGATGAAACTACCGTGAAATTGTACATACGCATGCTCCAACCGTTGAGCATAACTAGTTAAGGGTTCATCGGGCTGTCGCGGTAAAATATGCTCTGCTTTACGTAATAATAGCGAGTAAGCTTTAGCAAACTGCTTTGGATGAAGTTTTAGAGCTAGGCTGAAACGAAGCAAGAAAAAGTACTTTTTCAAAAAGAAACTGCCGACTGCTAATAAGATAATCAATAAGCCGATAGCCATATTACGCAAAACTGGAAGCCATGGGCTACTTACAGAATCTTGTGTATTTTTTTTAGTGACAGGTTCTGAATTGCTAGAAGTAGCTTCAGTTCGATTTTTTGTTTCAGAAGACACAGTGGTTTCTGCTGAGCTTTCAAGTGTCTTTTCTGTACTAGAAGTGGTTGTTGCTGTAGCTTGACTAACTTCGTTGACAAAACTTGGTGTGGGTTCAAACGGGATCCAACCATATCCTTCAAAGTAAACTTCTGGCCAAGAATGAGCATCGCTATTTTTAATGGTATATTCTTGATATCCTGTATTTTCAGAGCGCGTGAGTTCACCAGGTGAAAATCCCTTTGCCCAACGACTAGAAATACCGATTGACCGAAGTAAGATCGTCATAGCACTGGAGAAATTATCACAATAACCAACTTTTGATTCAAAAAGAAAGTGATCAACATAATCCTCATTTTGTGGAGTAAAAGGTGTATCCGTTTTTGAATAGCGATAACCACCCTCTTGTTTTAGATAGCGCTCAACAGCTTTTACCTTATCGTAAAGAGTGACTTGATTTTCAGTAATTGAAATAGCTAGCTCTTTGATCCGATTTGGTGTAGTCAGAGGAATTTGACTATTTTGTTCATCTAGCGAAATTTGATAAGGCACTTGCCCCAACGATTCTTGAGTAAATGTAGGCTTTTGCCAAGTAAACTGAATCGATTTAGGCTTCGATGTAAGATTGATTCGTTGTTTATCTTTGATCTGTTCTACCTGTCCAAGCTCGTTAATTGGAAGGGAAATCGTTCCGTAAGGATAAGGCAAATAGTCTTTTGGGGCGTTAAAAGTCAATGTGATGCTTGTTTCAGCAGCTAAAGTCCCTTGATATTCAAGATTTGTAGAGAGAATCAAAGGGTGTTCTGCAGCTACTGTGACTATTTCAGAAGTATTCTTCCAACCTTTTCCAGTATAGTAATTTTTGGTTTCCACACGCCAATAATGCTCACTGGTCTGTTTAGCTGTGAAAAGTACCGATTGATCATCTGACAACGGTCCACCTAATTGAGCGTCGTTTTCACTAAAACCAGCTGTAGCCAAAGAGTCACTCCCATAACCCTCAATTTTTTGATAGATTCCTTGTTGATTTACGTAATCACGAATGCTTGCAGTTTGCGTAATTAAAAAAATCTGTGATTGAGGAAATAGCACAGGAAAGAAATACGAGCCGACAGCGATCAAGAACAGCGCAGTACTACTTAATAAAAATAGCTTCAATTTGACTTGTTTGGCCAACCAATTCGGCGTGTGTTTCAATCCATAAAAAAGAATGGCAAAACTTGTGATCAAAATAACGTGAAGCCCTAAATTTAAACGATTAAACACCGCCAGCATAAGCAAATAACCAATCAACAACAAAGTACCGAGTAGCCACCGCTCATAACGGATCAAGAGTACATTTAATAAAATCAGTAAAAATAAAATAATCGCCAAAGCAAAAAAATCAGGTAAGTAATTAATTTCCCCGCTAATCATTTTTGGATAGGTGACTAGCATTTTCTGAACAAAAACACTGAACCAAGAAAAGCCGAATGATCGAGAAAAAGGGAAATAATAGTAAAGTGTAAACGAATAACTAAGCATATAAAACGGTAAAATAACTAATTGGTTTTTGACAAGTAAAGTCATAGAACAAACCAATGCCAACATCCCACCGAAAAAGAATGTGTTTGCTTGGGCTAGATTATAGACTTTTAAAAAAGGCAGAGCAGCTGTTATTAAGATAAAAAAACTGAGCAGTGCAAAAGGCCATCTTTCTTTTAGACTATTTTTCAAAAATAGGACCTCCTTTATGGAGCGAGCTTATTTGATCTTTCCAAAGAAAAGCGAGAGCCCCTTCCTCAAACGTAATTAAACAGAGCTCATTTGTCTTCTCCAAATGATTTAATTGTTCTGCTAACTGGGGTGTCTTACAAGGCGTAAAAATCACTAATTTTTTATTTGAATAAGACGGTAGAGCACACTCCTGTGACAAAGGAGCTACGGTGGCCATGGTAAATTCTTTTAGTGCAGTATCAGGAATATCAGCTAGAATCGTTTGTTGAAACGATAGTTTATGCTCAACGAAGTGAATAAATGAATAATAGATAGAAACAAGTTCTTCAAATTTTTCATGAGCCAAACCATAAAATACAAAATAAGTTTCTGTTTCGGCTTCGTGTTCGTATTCTTTCACGATCAATTCATTTCTTTTTCCAGATAGTTTCCAATCAACTAAATTGAACGGATCTCCTACCTGATAGTTGCGGAAATTTCGAATCGAAAAAGTTTGATTCCCAAAAGGGGTAGTAAAATTTACCATTGAGTTCACTAGTTGGTGATAAAGTTGTTCTGCTACATCTATCTGCAACGTAGGCATGACCACAAATGGACCTGCAGCCTTGACTGCATATTGTTTAGAAAATAGCCGGAATAAGTCTGTACTGACAAGGACAAATGAAAGCTCTTGGAAAATACCTCTCTGGGAAGGGCGCCACTCAAAAGCCAGATCTTTTCGCTGTCCTGAATATAGACCTAAATAGTGGCTGTTTGTTGCGCTATTTTCGCTTAAAAAAACCAAGAGTGTTGGAATTGGCAACAGTGTTGGACGATAGCGAAAGAGTTCTACTTGAATGTTACTTGATTGATGGACTCTGTAAATTGTTTTTTCTATTGAGTGAACCTTAATTTTTTTTAGAGAAGGCAGCAAAGTCAAAATATCTAGCAACAATAAAAAGAGCAAAAAGAAAAACAGTAACCAACCAGTTGGATTGTTAAAAATAATTGCATATAGAAAAACAGCAGTGTAAACAAAAGCGATACCGATAGCTCGGATAAGGTTATTGATCAAGTATCGTCTCATAACTATTTCCTAACTGGAACAGGTACTTGTCTAAGTAACTGCTCAAAAATGTCTTCTAAGTGTTTTGACGTGGCTGGTTGTCCGCCTTTTAATAGCAAGCGATGGCCAAAAGTTGCAGGTAAAATTTGTTGTAGATCACTAGGTGTAACGTAATTTCTTCCTTCAGTTAACGCAAATGCCTTAGCAGCTCGTATAAATGAAACGGATCCGCGCGGACTGATTCCAAGAGCTATTCCGTCATGATTCCGAGTAACATGAACTAATTGCAAAGCATATCTAGCAACTACAGGATCCACATAGATATCGTCAACAATCTGTTTTAACTGACTGATTTCAGAAGCATTCAAGATTTGTCGTACTCGATTCAGCTCATGTCCAGTTTGATTCAAGATTAAATTAAGTTCATCTGTAAATTCAGGATAGCCAATCTGGAGTTTAAATAAAAAGCGATCTAGCTGAGCTTCTGGTAGAGGATAAGTTCCTTCGTAATCTAACGGGTTTTGAGTTGCTAAGACAAAGAAGTGCTCATCTAATGGATACGTGTGATTATCGATCGTTACATGGTTTTCAGACATAGCTTCCAATAATGCAGCTTGAGTTCTAGGCGTCGTTCGATTGATTTCATCCGCTAATAGAACGGTTGTAAAGACTGGTCCTTGATGAAATTCAAATCGGTGCTCGGCTGTATTGTAAATAGAAACACCTAAAATATCACTAGGCAGTAAATCTGGGGTAAATTGAATTCGATTAAATGTACCATGTGTCGCTTTTGCTAAAGTCTTGACCATCATCGTTTTACCGACACCGGGTATGTCTTCAAGTAAAACATGACCGCCAGCTAAGAAAGCGGTCACAGTTAATTGTAAGATATCACGTTTTCCTAAAATAACTTTTTCCATTTCATCGATCAATGATGTGATTTGTGTGTGTGCGGATTCAAGCATATTGTGTAATCTCCTTATTGTAAAAGCTAAGCAAAATAGATCAGCCAAGCTAGATAATAGATGTATTTTATTTTATTGTATAGATAACATTCGTCTGTTGCAAGATGTCATAAGAGTTTCTTAATATAGTACATAAAAAGCCAAAGGAATGAGACAAATCACTGTTCATCGTAAACGATTGAGTTCATACTAATGAATAAATAGTTAATTGGAGGAATGAAACGAATGGAGAAAAAAACTCAAATGAAAGCAGTCGGTTTTTTTGAAGGATTTCCTATTACGAATGAGGCAAGCTTTATTGATAAAGATAAACTGATCCCAATCCCAGCAGCTCAAGACATTCTTGTCAAGGTTAAAGCGGTCTCTGTTAACCCTGTTGATATAAAGCTAAGACAAACAACAAAGAAACAAACGACTTTAACTGTTTTAGGTTTTGATGGGGTCGGCGAAGTTGTCGCTGTGGGTAAGGATGTCAAAAAATTCTCTATAGGTGATCGAGTTTATTATGCAGGGACAACGAAACGAGCTGGTAGCAATCAAGAATTTCAATTAGTACATGAAGCAATTGCGGCAGTAGCTCCTAGCAATTTAAACGATGAAGAAGCGGCATCGCTCCCCCTTACTTCTTTGACAGCCTATGAATTATTAGTTGAAAAATTCGGCTTGATTCCGAAAAAACAGGCTAATCAGGGCAAAACGATTTTAGTCATCAACGGAGCAGGGGGTGTGGGTTCGATATTGACGCAATTGGCTGCTTGGGCTGGTCTGACGGTTTACGCTACGGCTAGTCCTAAAAATTTTGATAGGTTGAAGAGAAATGGCGTAACTTATCCTCTCGACTATCATAAAAATTTAAAACAGAGTTTAACAGAATTGGCGGTTCAGCAGGTGGATTATGTAGCCGTTTTATTTGATATCACTTCGTACTTTGCCACAGTGGCTGAAGTAATCAAACCTTTCGGGCATGTTGGAACGATCGTAGGTGTAGAAGAGCCTTTAGACATCAGTCTTTTGAAAAATAAGTCGGTTAGTTTTGATTGGGAATATATGTTTGCTAAAACAGATTATCAGGATCGAATCGAAACACAAGGTCAAACACTAGCTCTGATAGCACAACTGGTAGAAGCGGGAGAAATTGTGACGACTGTAGGAAAAGCCTATTCAAATGGGATCAATGCTGCCAATTTGAAAAAAGCTACTGCAGATGTGGAAACAGGGCATATGAATGGGAAAGTCGTGGTCAGCGGACCGTTTAATGGAGAACCTAAATAATCGTAAGTGATGTTGTAAATCAAGAGACAACCAAGGTCGTTAGTTTATTCGGACAATAAAAAAACACAAGAGCGGGCAAAAGTTTGGGTTCGCTTTTGTTCACTCTTGTATTTTTTATTTAATCAAAGGTTATTTTTTTTGTTTTACCTTTTTTAAAACATATTGATAGTTGACGAAGCCAATGACAAGTAAACCAAGGAATAACCAAGCGTAACTTGATTGTTCACCTGTAGCAGGCAACTTCTTTTTAGCCGTTGTATTCGCTTTAGCGCTTGCTTTTGGTGAAGGCGTGTTGCTGTTAGAAGTATTTGGAACTTGGTTAGCGGAATCGTTTGTTTCGCTATTATCAGTATTTGACGTAGTTGTTTCAGTCGATTCACTTGATTCGGTTGATTCAGAAGAATCAGTCGATGCAGTTGGCTCTGTTGTATCTTTATCTTTCGTATAAACATATGTTACTTTCTGAGCTTCTTTCGTAAATAAACCTGTTTGGTTTCCTGTTACTTCTTTAAATGTGTAGTCTTTAAAAGCTAGTTGTTCTGTTGTAAAAGGAGTTCCAACTACTTCGGTCTGCTCGATTTTTTTCAGCTCGGTACCCGTTGTATCAACATAATAAGCAGTCACGGTTCCTTTAATGATCG is a window encoding:
- a CDS encoding AAA family ATPase; this encodes MLESAHTQITSLIDEMEKVILGKRDILQLTVTAFLAGGHVLLEDIPGVGKTMMVKTLAKATHGTFNRIQFTPDLLPSDILGVSIYNTAEHRFEFHQGPVFTTVLLADEINRTTPRTQAALLEAMSENHVTIDNHTYPLDEHFFVLATQNPLDYEGTYPLPEAQLDRFLFKLQIGYPEFTDELNLILNQTGHELNRVRQILNASEISQLKQIVDDIYVDPVVARYALQLVHVTRNHDGIALGISPRGSVSFIRAAKAFALTEGRNYVTPSDLQQILPATFGHRLLLKGGQPATSKHLEDIFEQLLRQVPVPVRK
- a CDS encoding zinc-binding alcohol dehydrogenase family protein, with the translated sequence MEKKTQMKAVGFFEGFPITNEASFIDKDKLIPIPAAQDILVKVKAVSVNPVDIKLRQTTKKQTTLTVLGFDGVGEVVAVGKDVKKFSIGDRVYYAGTTKRAGSNQEFQLVHEAIAAVAPSNLNDEEAASLPLTSLTAYELLVEKFGLIPKKQANQGKTILVINGAGGVGSILTQLAAWAGLTVYATASPKNFDRLKRNGVTYPLDYHKNLKQSLTELAVQQVDYVAVLFDITSYFATVAEVIKPFGHVGTIVGVEEPLDISLLKNKSVSFDWEYMFAKTDYQDRIETQGQTLALIAQLVEAGEIVTTVGKAYSNGINAANLKKATADVETGHMNGKVVVSGPFNGEPK